In Vreelandella piezotolerans, one genomic interval encodes:
- the purB gene encoding adenylosuccinate lyase yields the protein MQLSALTALSPVDGRYGAKAAALREHFSEFGLIRARVIVEVRWLQRLADHGQIVEVPPLSAEATAFLEQLIRDFSVDDAERIKEIERTTNHDVKAVEYFLKEKIAGQAELNAVTEFIHFACTSEDINNLSYGVMLADGLKALLPTMHQVADEVAKLAIAHAGQPMLSRTHGQTASPTTLGKEMANVAYRLKRQLKQIESVEILGKINGAVGNYNAHLTTYPDIDWEANARTFVEGLGLSFNPYTTQIEPHDYIAELFDAICRFHTILIDFDRDVWGYISLGYFKQRTVEGEIGSSTMPHKVNPIDFENSEGNLGLANAVMSHLAQKLPISRWQRDLTDSTVLRNLGVGLAYGLIGYHASLKGISKLEANPERLAEDLDNSWEVLAEPIQTVMRRYGIEKPYEKLKELTRGKRIDQAGFAAFIDTLELPETVKKELKDLSPASYIGNAKAQAEALNQRLAAL from the coding sequence ATGCAACTCTCTGCTCTGACCGCCCTCTCCCCCGTCGACGGCCGCTACGGCGCCAAAGCCGCCGCGCTACGTGAACACTTCAGCGAATTCGGCCTGATACGCGCGCGGGTCATTGTGGAAGTGCGCTGGCTGCAACGCTTGGCTGACCACGGCCAAATCGTGGAAGTGCCCCCGCTCTCCGCAGAAGCTACCGCTTTTCTAGAGCAGTTGATTCGCGACTTTTCCGTGGACGACGCCGAGCGCATCAAAGAGATCGAGCGCACCACCAACCATGACGTCAAAGCGGTCGAGTACTTCTTGAAAGAAAAGATCGCAGGACAAGCAGAGTTGAACGCGGTCACCGAGTTCATCCACTTCGCCTGCACCTCTGAGGACATCAACAACCTTTCCTATGGCGTGATGCTGGCAGACGGCCTTAAAGCCTTGCTGCCGACCATGCATCAAGTCGCCGATGAAGTTGCCAAGCTGGCGATTGCCCATGCCGGTCAGCCGATGCTGTCGCGCACCCACGGCCAAACCGCTAGCCCCACCACGCTGGGCAAAGAGATGGCCAACGTGGCGTATCGCCTCAAGCGACAGCTCAAGCAGATCGAAAGTGTCGAGATTCTGGGCAAAATCAACGGCGCGGTGGGCAACTACAACGCCCACCTGACCACCTACCCGGACATCGACTGGGAAGCCAACGCGCGCACCTTCGTCGAAGGTTTAGGGTTGAGCTTCAACCCCTACACCACACAGATCGAACCCCACGACTACATTGCCGAGCTGTTCGATGCGATCTGCCGCTTTCACACGATTTTGATCGATTTCGATCGCGATGTCTGGGGCTATATCTCGCTGGGCTATTTCAAGCAGCGTACCGTAGAAGGCGAAATTGGCTCGTCGACTATGCCGCACAAGGTCAATCCGATCGACTTCGAAAACTCAGAGGGTAACTTGGGGTTGGCCAATGCAGTGATGAGCCACCTGGCACAGAAGCTGCCGATTTCGCGCTGGCAGCGCGACCTGACCGACTCCACCGTGCTGCGCAACCTTGGCGTTGGTCTGGCCTACGGCCTGATTGGCTACCACGCCAGCCTGAAAGGCATCAGCAAACTGGAAGCCAACCCTGAGCGTCTTGCAGAAGACCTGGACAACAGCTGGGAAGTGCTGGCCGAGCCCATTCAAACCGTGATGCGTCGCTACGGCATTGAAAAACCCTACGAGAAGCTCAAAGAACTGACCCGCGGCAAGCGGATCGATCAGGCAGGCTTTGCTGCCTTCATTGACACACTCGAGCTACCTGAGACGGTCAAAAAGGAGCTGAAGGATCTCTCGCCTGCCAGCTATATTGGTAATGCGAAGGCCCAGGCCGAAGCTCTCAATCAGCGGCTTGCTGCACTCTAA
- a CDS encoding glycine zipper 2TM domain-containing protein, whose protein sequence is MKRLLPVAALSILTLAGCANTAPYSGDVYRGNQAQTGQSVSYGTIVAVRPVQIQADSRTGNLLGGGGGAVIGGLLGSQIGGGSGRQLATVAGALGGAVAGTAAEDRANRINALEMEIRRDDGTDVVVVQSADRQYQAGQRVRLIGSGANLSVAPY, encoded by the coding sequence ATGAAACGTTTATTACCCGTTGCTGCATTGAGCATTTTGACACTGGCTGGCTGCGCCAATACCGCGCCCTACTCAGGCGATGTTTACCGTGGTAACCAAGCGCAAACGGGGCAGAGCGTCAGCTATGGCACCATCGTGGCCGTTCGCCCCGTACAAATTCAGGCCGATAGCCGCACCGGCAATTTGCTGGGTGGTGGCGGCGGCGCCGTGATTGGTGGCCTGCTAGGTAGCCAAATTGGCGGCGGTTCTGGCCGTCAGCTTGCCACCGTTGCCGGTGCCTTGGGCGGTGCCGTTGCCGGTACGGCCGCAGAAGATCGCGCCAACCGGATCAACGCACTGGAAATGGAAATTCGTCGTGATGATGGGACGGATGTGGTCGTCGTGCAAAGCGCCGATCGTCAGTACCAAGCAGGCCAACGGGTTCGTTTGATTGGCAGCGGTGCCAACCTGAGCGTTGCGCCTTACTAG
- a CDS encoding cupin domain-containing protein, producing the protein MSHHDKPLTLLGDLTPADFLANYWQQKPLLIRGAIPDFVSPIDPDELAGLACEPGVEARLVEENGPDGPWQVSHGPFDDATFERLPEGHWSLLVQAVDHYVPSIAALMDEFDFLPRWRLDDIMVSYAPPGGSVGPHIDQYDVFLLQASGHRRWQLGGKQLDNAPIIQGIDLRILESFEIEADSDWTLAPGDMLYLPPGWAHHGVSQSDDCMTISVGFRAPSADEAITSYADYVGEQMSDSQRYSDAGMAPAEEVGELDDAAVERMRQFMLSALDNPEQVAQWFGRVMTQPKYIDQVVPLEESMSEADLVAQLQDGEPLFHMPGSRFAWRSDASGTTLFVDGDGHACSEPLAKRLADATPMYADVLELEGAAALVTRLINSGSLGFMGDDEE; encoded by the coding sequence ATGAGTCATCACGATAAGCCACTCACCCTGTTGGGCGATTTAACGCCCGCAGACTTCTTGGCCAATTACTGGCAGCAGAAGCCACTGCTGATTCGTGGCGCTATCCCCGATTTCGTCAGCCCCATCGATCCCGACGAACTGGCAGGCCTTGCCTGCGAACCGGGCGTCGAAGCGCGGCTGGTCGAAGAGAATGGCCCCGACGGCCCCTGGCAGGTCTCGCACGGGCCGTTCGACGACGCCACTTTCGAGCGGCTGCCCGAAGGTCACTGGAGCCTGCTGGTACAAGCGGTCGACCACTACGTGCCCTCCATTGCGGCGCTGATGGACGAGTTCGACTTCCTACCTCGCTGGCGGCTGGACGACATCATGGTCAGCTACGCCCCTCCCGGTGGCAGCGTTGGGCCACACATCGACCAGTACGACGTCTTCCTCCTGCAGGCTAGCGGCCACCGCCGCTGGCAGTTGGGTGGCAAGCAGCTCGACAATGCGCCGATCATCCAAGGGATCGATCTGCGCATCCTCGAGTCGTTCGAGATCGAAGCAGACTCCGACTGGACCCTGGCACCCGGCGACATGTTGTATTTGCCGCCAGGCTGGGCACACCACGGCGTCAGCCAAAGCGATGACTGTATGACCATTTCGGTGGGTTTTCGCGCGCCCTCGGCCGACGAAGCCATCACCTCGTATGCCGATTATGTCGGCGAACAAATGTCGGACTCCCAGCGTTATAGCGATGCGGGCATGGCCCCTGCCGAGGAGGTAGGCGAGCTGGACGATGCCGCCGTCGAACGCATGCGTCAGTTCATGCTGAGCGCGCTGGATAACCCTGAGCAAGTGGCCCAGTGGTTTGGCCGCGTGATGACCCAGCCCAAATATATCGATCAAGTCGTGCCTCTCGAAGAGTCGATGAGCGAAGCCGACCTTGTTGCTCAACTACAAGACGGCGAACCTTTGTTCCATATGCCGGGGTCTCGCTTCGCTTGGCGCAGCGATGCCTCTGGCACCACGCTGTTCGTCGATGGCGACGGGCACGCCTGCTCAGAACCCCTCGCCAAACGCCTTGCCGACGCTACACCGATGTACGCAGACGTGCTGGAACTCGAGGGCGCCGCCGCTCTGGTGACTCGACTGATCAATAGCGGCAGCCTGGGCTTCATGGGCGACGACGAGGAGTAA
- the nikR gene encoding nickel-responsive transcriptional regulator NikR, with protein MQRVTVTLDEELLSDVDALMALRGYQNRSEAIRDLTRSGLTQAKEQVAPDAPCMGALVYVYDHAARDLSKRLTRHSHDHHDLTLSTLHVHINHDSCLEVALLKGQGSALKQFSDEVTSSRSVRYGQLVLIPDE; from the coding sequence ATGCAGCGGGTAACGGTAACGCTGGATGAAGAGCTGTTAAGCGACGTCGACGCGCTGATGGCGCTGCGCGGCTATCAAAATCGCTCGGAGGCGATTCGTGATCTCACCCGCAGCGGGCTGACGCAGGCTAAAGAGCAGGTTGCACCTGATGCGCCGTGCATGGGAGCGCTGGTGTACGTGTATGATCACGCGGCGCGAGATCTTTCCAAGCGGCTGACTCGCCACTCCCATGATCATCACGACTTGACGCTCTCGACGCTGCACGTGCACATCAATCACGATAGTTGTCTGGAGGTGGCGCTATTGAAGGGGCAGGGGAGCGCACTGAAGCAGTTCTCCGATGAGGTGACGTCATCGCGCAGCGTGCGCTACGGCCAGCTCGTACTGATTCCTGACGAATAG
- a CDS encoding GNAT family N-acetyltransferase: MEQNATVTSGHWEILEEHASRIRRVVFIDEQQVAQEEEWDGLDSQCLHFLAMLKGEPVGTARLLPDGHIGRVAVLEHARGLGIGYQLMEAAIQAARDAGHARAVLSAQLHALAFYEQLGFVAHGDVFMDAGIPHREMTLFL, encoded by the coding sequence TTGGAACAAAACGCCACCGTGACAAGCGGCCACTGGGAAATACTGGAAGAGCACGCTTCGCGGATCCGCCGAGTCGTCTTCATCGATGAACAGCAGGTAGCTCAAGAGGAAGAGTGGGATGGCCTCGATTCGCAGTGCCTGCATTTTCTGGCCATGCTCAAAGGCGAGCCGGTCGGCACGGCCCGCCTTCTTCCCGATGGCCACATTGGCCGAGTGGCAGTGCTCGAACATGCCCGGGGGCTGGGCATTGGCTATCAACTCATGGAGGCCGCCATCCAAGCGGCACGCGATGCCGGGCACGCCCGGGCGGTGCTCAGCGCCCAGCTACATGCTCTCGCTTTTTACGAGCAGCTAGGGTTCGTTGCCCACGGCGACGTGTTTATGGATGCAGGCATTCCCCATCGTGAGATGACGCTGTTTTTGTAG
- the mnmA gene encoding tRNA 2-thiouridine(34) synthase MnmA produces MTSTHGSATQDTADIRTAATGKVIVGMSGGVDSSVSALLLLQQGYDVEGLFMKNWDEDDGTEYCTAKEDLADAEAVCAKLGIKLHTANFAAEYWDNVFEHFLAEYKAGRTPNPDILCNREIKFKVFLEYAEMLGADKIATGHYVRQGIRDGHPRLLKGLDGNKDQSYFLHAVPEAAIARTLFPVGELEKPEVRALAEQHDLITAKKKDSTGICFIGERRFRDFLQQYLPAQPGTIETPEGDEIGQHMGLMYYTLGQRQGLGIGGLANYSEEPWYVAAKDLDRNVLIVVQGKYHPLLYTDALATEPMDWVAGHPPVQRGRFTAKTRYRQSDCPCEIIAQPDGSVEVVFDDPQWAVTPGQSLVLYDNDICLGGGVIRATWKMAEAAA; encoded by the coding sequence ATGACATCCACCCATGGCTCAGCCACCCAGGACACGGCGGACATCCGCACTGCGGCCACCGGCAAGGTGATCGTCGGCATGTCTGGCGGCGTCGACTCCTCCGTTTCGGCACTCCTTCTGCTCCAGCAGGGTTACGATGTCGAAGGCTTGTTTATGAAGAACTGGGACGAGGACGACGGCACCGAATACTGCACGGCCAAAGAAGACCTAGCGGATGCAGAAGCCGTGTGCGCTAAACTGGGCATCAAACTGCATACTGCCAACTTCGCCGCCGAATACTGGGACAACGTTTTCGAGCACTTCTTAGCGGAGTACAAAGCGGGCCGTACGCCGAACCCTGACATCCTCTGCAACCGCGAGATCAAGTTCAAAGTCTTTCTAGAGTATGCCGAGATGCTAGGTGCCGATAAAATCGCTACCGGCCACTATGTGCGGCAAGGCATTCGCGACGGCCACCCGCGCCTGCTGAAAGGCCTGGATGGCAATAAAGACCAAAGCTACTTCCTGCACGCCGTGCCGGAAGCGGCCATCGCCCGCACCCTGTTCCCGGTGGGCGAGCTGGAGAAACCCGAGGTGCGCGCGCTGGCGGAGCAGCACGATCTGATCACCGCCAAGAAGAAAGACTCTACCGGCATTTGCTTCATCGGTGAACGTCGTTTCCGCGACTTTCTGCAACAGTACCTGCCCGCCCAGCCCGGGACCATCGAGACCCCCGAAGGCGATGAGATCGGCCAGCACATGGGCTTGATGTATTACACCTTAGGCCAGCGTCAGGGACTGGGAATCGGCGGCTTGGCCAACTACTCCGAAGAGCCCTGGTACGTGGCGGCTAAGGATCTCGATCGCAACGTACTGATCGTGGTTCAGGGCAAGTATCATCCGCTGCTGTACACCGATGCGCTGGCCACCGAGCCCATGGATTGGGTCGCGGGTCATCCTCCCGTGCAGCGGGGCCGCTTTACCGCCAAGACGCGCTACCGCCAAAGTGACTGTCCCTGCGAGATCATTGCCCAGCCGGACGGCAGTGTCGAGGTCGTGTTCGACGATCCACAGTGGGCGGTCACGCCCGGCCAGTCGCTAGTGCTTTACGATAACGATATCTGTCTGGGCGGCGGCGTCATCCGCGCCACCTGGAAAATGGCGGAGGCCGCCGCATGA
- a CDS encoding FKBP-type peptidyl-prolyl cis-trans isomerase, protein MQIAQNSVVAFHYTLTNDAGEVLDSSEGREPLTYLHGAGNIIPGLEKELEGRAAGDKLNVQVAPEEGYGEVQEQLMQEVPRDAFQGVESVEPGMQFQAQTQGGPLMVTVKKVEGDTVVVDGNHPLAGQHLNFDVEIATVREASQEEVEHGHVHGEGGVEH, encoded by the coding sequence ATGCAAATTGCGCAAAACTCGGTTGTCGCGTTCCACTATACCCTGACCAACGATGCAGGTGAGGTGCTAGACAGTTCCGAAGGCCGCGAGCCGCTCACCTATCTCCACGGCGCTGGCAACATCATCCCAGGCCTGGAAAAAGAGCTCGAAGGCCGCGCTGCTGGCGACAAACTGAACGTCCAAGTCGCTCCGGAAGAGGGCTACGGTGAAGTTCAAGAACAGCTGATGCAAGAAGTGCCGCGCGATGCGTTCCAAGGCGTCGAGAGCGTCGAGCCCGGCATGCAGTTCCAAGCCCAGACCCAGGGTGGCCCGCTGATGGTGACCGTCAAGAAAGTCGAAGGCGATACCGTCGTCGTCGATGGCAACCATCCGCTAGCAGGCCAGCACCTCAACTTCGACGTTGAGATTGCGACCGTTCGCGAAGCTAGCCAGGAAGAAGTCGAGCACGGCCACGTGCACGGCGAAGGTGGTGTCGAGCACTGA
- a CDS encoding pseudouridine synthase, producing the protein MSTLYLLHKPYRMLSQFTDSQGRSTLADVLDAPGVYAAGRLDYDSEGLLLLSDDGNLIHRIAHPRHKQPKTYWVQLEGHITDEAIRALVSGVTLKDGPTLPAKARRMSPPDVAERAPAIDPKRHPVTSWLELTISEGRNRQVRRMTAHVGFPTLRLIRAAIGPWQLGDLAPGQWRKETLHAPRTTQATKPRSGQHKPLNTYKDAERGAKRGSKSSAKPRGRRK; encoded by the coding sequence ATGAGCACCCTATATCTACTGCACAAACCCTACCGCATGCTCTCCCAGTTCACCGACAGCCAAGGCCGCTCTACGCTGGCCGACGTGCTCGATGCGCCGGGTGTTTATGCGGCCGGACGCCTCGATTACGACTCGGAAGGACTGCTCTTGCTGAGTGATGATGGCAACCTGATCCACCGTATCGCCCACCCCCGTCACAAACAGCCAAAAACCTACTGGGTGCAGCTCGAAGGTCACATTACCGACGAGGCCATTCGCGCACTCGTATCCGGCGTTACCTTGAAAGATGGGCCCACTTTGCCCGCCAAAGCTCGGCGTATGTCGCCCCCTGACGTGGCTGAGCGCGCCCCGGCCATCGATCCCAAACGCCATCCCGTGACCAGCTGGTTGGAACTCACCATTAGCGAGGGGCGCAATCGCCAAGTGCGCCGCATGACCGCCCACGTTGGCTTTCCCACTCTGCGCCTGATACGTGCCGCGATTGGCCCCTGGCAACTGGGCGATCTCGCACCCGGCCAGTGGCGCAAAGAGACGCTACACGCGCCACGGACGACCCAAGCGACCAAGCCGCGCAGCGGACAACACAAACCACTCAACACCTACAAGGACGCTGAAAGGGGCGCCAAACGCGGCTCGAAAAGCAGTGCAAAACCAAGAGGAAGACGCAAATGA
- a CDS encoding isocitrate lyase has product MTGLLDDIKAMAHLREAQGGKWSAIKPEYAARMRAQNRFHTGLDIARYTAKIMRDDMAAYDADTSQYTQSLGCWHGFIGQQKLISIKKHFGTTKRRYLYLSGWMVAALRSEFGPLPDQSMHEKTSVANLIEELYTFLKQADAWELNHLFRALDDAKAAGDSAKEKELISKIDNYETHIVPIIADIDAGFGNAEATYLLAKKFIQAGACCIQLENQVSDEKQCGHQDGKVTVPHEDFLAKINAVRYAFLELGVEDGVIVARTDSLGAGLTQKIAVTHEPGDLGDQYNSFLDGDVIENAADISNGDVVIKQNGKLVKPKRLASGLYQFKPGTGEDRVVLDCITSLQNGADLLWIETEKPHVGQIASMVNRIREVVPDAKLVYNNSPSFNWTLNFRQQVFDAWEKEGKDVSAYQRDKLMSVEYDDTELGQLADEWTRNFQRDGAREAGIFHHLITLPTYHTAALSTDNLAKGYFGDEGMLAYVAGVQRQEIRQGIATVKHQDMAGSNIGDDHKEFFHGDAALKAGGKDNTMNQFG; this is encoded by the coding sequence ATGACAGGACTGCTCGACGATATCAAAGCCATGGCCCACCTTCGCGAAGCCCAAGGCGGCAAGTGGTCAGCCATCAAACCTGAATATGCTGCCCGTATGCGCGCTCAAAACCGTTTCCATACCGGTTTGGACATCGCTCGCTACACGGCCAAGATCATGCGCGACGACATGGCCGCCTACGATGCCGACACCTCCCAGTACACTCAGTCGTTGGGCTGCTGGCACGGTTTCATCGGTCAGCAAAAGCTCATCTCGATCAAGAAACACTTCGGCACCACCAAACGCCGCTACCTCTACCTCTCTGGATGGATGGTAGCCGCGCTGCGCTCCGAGTTCGGCCCGCTACCCGACCAATCCATGCACGAGAAAACCTCGGTCGCCAACCTGATCGAGGAACTCTACACCTTCCTCAAGCAAGCGGATGCCTGGGAACTCAACCACCTGTTCCGCGCCCTGGACGACGCCAAGGCGGCAGGCGATAGCGCTAAAGAGAAAGAGCTGATCAGCAAGATCGACAACTACGAAACGCATATCGTGCCGATCATTGCCGATATCGACGCCGGTTTCGGTAACGCCGAAGCCACCTACCTACTGGCCAAAAAATTCATTCAAGCGGGCGCTTGCTGTATCCAGCTCGAAAACCAGGTCTCCGACGAGAAGCAGTGCGGCCACCAGGATGGCAAGGTCACCGTTCCCCACGAAGACTTCCTAGCGAAGATCAACGCCGTGCGCTACGCCTTCTTAGAGCTGGGCGTCGAAGATGGCGTCATCGTGGCGCGCACCGACTCCCTTGGCGCAGGGCTCACCCAAAAGATTGCCGTCACCCATGAGCCGGGCGACCTGGGCGACCAGTACAACAGCTTCTTGGATGGGGACGTCATCGAGAACGCGGCAGACATCAGCAACGGTGACGTCGTCATCAAGCAAAACGGCAAGCTGGTCAAGCCCAAGCGTTTAGCCTCGGGTCTCTACCAGTTCAAGCCGGGCACGGGGGAAGATCGCGTGGTGCTGGACTGCATCACCAGCCTGCAAAACGGTGCCGACCTGTTGTGGATCGAGACCGAAAAGCCCCACGTTGGCCAAATTGCCAGCATGGTGAACCGTATCCGCGAGGTGGTGCCGGATGCGAAGCTAGTCTACAACAACTCGCCCTCCTTCAACTGGACGCTCAACTTCCGTCAGCAGGTCTTCGATGCTTGGGAGAAAGAGGGCAAGGACGTGTCGGCTTACCAGCGCGACAAGCTGATGAGCGTCGAGTACGACGACACCGAACTGGGTCAACTCGCCGACGAGTGGACGCGCAACTTCCAGCGCGACGGTGCTCGCGAAGCCGGTATCTTCCACCACCTGATCACGCTACCCACCTACCATACGGCAGCGCTGTCTACCGACAACCTCGCCAAGGGCTACTTCGGTGACGAAGGCATGCTGGCCTACGTCGCAGGCGTTCAACGCCAGGAGATTCGCCAAGGTATCGCCACGGTCAAACACCAGGACATGGCAGGCTCCAATATCGGCGACGACCACAAAGAGTTCTTCCATGGCGACGCCGCGCTCAAGGCGGGCGGTAAAGACAACACCATGAACCAGTTTGGTTAA
- a CDS encoding NUDIX domain-containing protein, which yields MSGVVQTDVARPIIHSTVACVIEQQGRFLMVEENKGGPHTLFNQPAGHVEHGEGPMAAVHREVMEETAWQIALTGYLGLYVFHTPAGTTFHSHGFVATPSQYVSSAIDPAIVATHWLTREEIAMLDGDRRLRSPLVLQRIDDALGGRLYPLGVIKE from the coding sequence ATGAGCGGCGTTGTCCAAACGGACGTTGCCCGCCCCATCATTCACAGCACCGTTGCCTGTGTGATCGAGCAGCAGGGGCGTTTTCTAATGGTGGAAGAGAATAAAGGTGGCCCACACACGCTGTTCAATCAGCCTGCCGGACACGTCGAGCACGGGGAAGGGCCGATGGCAGCCGTTCACCGTGAAGTCATGGAAGAGACCGCTTGGCAGATCGCTTTGACCGGCTATCTGGGGCTGTACGTCTTTCATACGCCTGCCGGTACGACCTTCCATAGTCACGGTTTCGTTGCCACGCCCAGCCAGTACGTTAGCTCTGCTATCGACCCGGCCATCGTCGCGACTCACTGGCTGACCCGAGAGGAGATTGCCATGTTGGACGGCGACCGACGGTTGCGCAGCCCGCTGGTTCTTCAACGCATCGACGATGCGCTGGGCGGCCGCCTTTACCCGCTTGGTGTGATCAAGGAGTGA
- the hflD gene encoding high frequency lysogenization protein HflD, whose protein sequence is MSATPIHRAPDSPAARQALALAGVFQAASLVDELARTGQVDTRAWETLINATVDTNPESFEAIYGGHPNNLRRGLETLEALVGRKQANPVVLRYGFSLLLLMNKLRTDRQMMDLLGQKLAHIQGQAEHFGTTHENVIASLGEAYQETISTFKTRIVVQGDPSLLQTRMMPERVRACLMAGIRFALLWHQQGGRRWKLVFQRKAMRRALDDLG, encoded by the coding sequence ATGAGCGCCACCCCGATACACCGCGCGCCCGACTCCCCCGCTGCCCGCCAGGCCCTTGCGCTGGCGGGCGTATTCCAAGCCGCCAGTCTGGTCGACGAGCTGGCACGTACCGGGCAGGTCGATACCCGCGCCTGGGAAACGTTGATCAACGCGACGGTCGACACGAATCCCGAAAGCTTCGAGGCGATTTACGGCGGCCATCCCAATAATCTGCGCCGCGGTCTAGAAACGCTGGAAGCACTGGTGGGGCGCAAGCAAGCTAACCCGGTCGTGCTTCGCTACGGTTTCTCGCTGCTTTTGTTGATGAACAAGCTGCGCACCGACCGCCAGATGATGGACCTGCTAGGCCAGAAACTCGCTCATATCCAAGGACAAGCGGAGCACTTTGGCACGACCCACGAAAACGTCATCGCCAGCCTCGGTGAAGCTTACCAAGAGACTATCTCGACGTTTAAAACACGCATCGTGGTGCAGGGCGACCCCTCGTTACTGCAAACCCGTATGATGCCGGAGCGGGTGCGCGCTTGCCTGATGGCCGGCATCCGCTTCGCCCTGCTATGGCATCAGCAGGGTGGGCGCCGCTGGAAACTGGTTTTCCAGCGCAAGGCAATGCGCCGAGCACTGGATGACCTCGGCTAG